The window TCCTACTGCTGATTTTCCAGCGCTACCTGCCCACTCGCTTAGCGCCGTTCGAATGCCCTGCCACAAACCCTTCGGATTTAGCCCTGTTTTAAGCCACTGCCAGCCCTGTTGAATGCCTTGCCATAAACCCTTCGGGTTTAGCCCTTTAAGCCACTGCCACCCCTGTTGAATGCCTTTCCAAACGCTCCGCAAGGAGGGTAACAGTATGTCCATTCCCAGCTTCGCCCCGCTCAACGCCATTCTGAACGCGAAGAAACCGGCCACGGCCATCACGATCCCGCGAACCAGTTCAGGGTTCGCTGCCGTCCAGGTAACCAGTTGATCCAAAATAGGGATCAGCGCATCACTCAGAGAAACCAATACCGGCGTCAGTGCTTCGCCCACATTGAGCGCAATATTCATCAATGACGTTGTCATTCGGTTCCAGCGCGCGGTCAATGTGTCATTCTGCCGGGCGAAGTCGAGATCCAGCGTTTGCGTGGCGGCCGGGCTATTCATCACCTGCTGGTTAGATTGATAGCTCTGCCAGTTCTGTTTCATCGACATCGCATGATTTACCGCTTCCGGCGTACGGAATACCTCCTGTAGCCCGTAGCGCTGCATTAAACTTTGCTGTGCGTCTACGTTGCCCGCTTTACTGGCTTTATCCCACAGTTGCTGGAATTGACTGCCTTTGCTGCTGATAAGTTCGTTACTAATCTGAACCGCAGCGTCGTACTGTGAATACCCACCTTTCATATAGCTTTTGAGTGATGCGTTATAATCTACGCCCGCATTGTAGTAACTGTCGGCAATGTCCGTTCGCCCCACGGCATTCATAAAGCTCTCCAGCCGAGCCACCGTGTTTGCTTCCGTATCACCACCTTTCGTGGCGCTCAGGCTGGAAACCAATTGGCTCAGCGCCTGATTACCCGTCGCCCCCATTGCCGTAAATCCTGAAGCCAGCGCAGGAACATATTGCGACATCAACGCCGTGGAGAACCCCTGTTTCGTGCCCGCCAGCATGCGTGAGAGGGACTCTTTCTGCACCTCCGCACCTTTCAGGTTAAACACGTTATCCAACGTGACCGAAAGTGCTGTAAGGTCGGTCAACGCCGCGCCGGAGGCCGTTGACGTTTTCCCCAGCACCTCTGTTAGATCCGTTACCCCCTTTACCTGCTCTTTTGACATGCCGCGCTCAAGCAGCTTTCCGGCACTGCTGAGCAACGCATCCGGCGTTTGGTTCACCCGTTGAGAAGATTGACGCAGCTGCTGCCCCATCAATTTTTCCTGCTCGCTCGATATATCATGAGCAATGCTGATACCACGCAACTGCGCCTCAAATGACGCATAGTGTGTGACCGACGCCACAACTGGCTTCATGACAAAACCAAACTGTTCGCGCTTAGTCTTAAAGTCACTAGCGAGTTCACTTCGACTCTTACCTGACGTTTCCTTACTCGGCTTGTTACGCGTCAGCCGTTCCTGTTGGGTTTCTCGTTCACGTAACGACTGGCTCAGTCGGGATGTCGCCTGTGCGATACGGGATATCGCTTGTGAGCTGACAGTGCCAAAGCGCTCCAGCGACTGATTAAACTGCCGCTGCCGCTCCTGCGCCTGTTTGAGGCTATCACTAAGTGACTGCAGCGATTTTTTTGTGTCATCCAGCGTGGCGCCAAACGCCCTGCCCAGCATGACACCGTTTAAAAGCATATCCACGGTT is drawn from Pectobacterium aroidearum and contains these coding sequences:
- a CDS encoding phage tail tape measure protein, with the protein product MLLNGVMLGRAFGATLDDTKKSLQSLSDSLKQAQERQRQFNQSLERFGTVSSQAISRIAQATSRLSQSLRERETQQERLTRNKPSKETSGKSRSELASDFKTKREQFGFVMKPVVASVTHYASFEAQLRGISIAHDISSEQEKLMGQQLRQSSQRVNQTPDALLSSAGKLLERGMSKEQVKGVTDLTEVLGKTSTASGAALTDLTALSVTLDNVFNLKGAEVQKESLSRMLAGTKQGFSTALMSQYVPALASGFTAMGATGNQALSQLVSSLSATKGGDTEANTVARLESFMNAVGRTDIADSYYNAGVDYNASLKSYMKGGYSQYDAAVQISNELISSKGSQFQQLWDKASKAGNVDAQQSLMQRYGLQEVFRTPEAVNHAMSMKQNWQSYQSNQQVMNSPAATQTLDLDFARQNDTLTARWNRMTTSLMNIALNVGEALTPVLVSLSDALIPILDQLVTWTAANPELVRGIVMAVAGFFAFRMALSGAKLGMDILLPSLRSVWKGIQQGWQWLKGLNPKGLWQGIQQGWQWLKTGLNPKGLWQGIRTALSEWAGSAGKSAVGRIFSSVLRSGFMMAARGLVGMLLTTPVGWIVAAVVGVVAAIVGIGALIYKYSDQIAELWDQCISKISSFFNSPMETVSNAIPDGIKNFFSSGPSEELIANNNQAASVLAPTPVSALSLQPTLPVELPKTEDTVPTPQQRVAMAPFVGGTKGNTVITNAPERVQVAFSPTIYLNGQKAAPTSEMTKTLTLSMNELENMLNKLLAQRERRGYA